Proteins from one Dromiciops gliroides isolate mDroGli1 chromosome 6, mDroGli1.pri, whole genome shotgun sequence genomic window:
- the PARM1 gene encoding prostate androgen-regulated mucin-like protein 1, with amino-acid sequence MVCHTFFTLLVFATGLRVQSLPISTTLPVSLPATTSPSIQTNPQQNILNVTISPSNNTQSNSLLTVTLSTEITPLPENISVTPRDQESTSRISIQESTVTAIVQGGGGTDQNQSLASTLPTGSQDQLTTSVAGLSSAIPEVSNDTDTLRTVSPPPSDTEAVTSAQASVSPSSSPSWLPPKISPTNVVTDSITAESTTHQESSEGPLGTPTATSPGADLIPNETPILPTSSGPVTEETTSQGTVPTYEVEGTDGNTVSPRIIMEEVEHALSSGSIVAITVTVIAVVLLVFGIAAYLKIRHSSYGRLLDDHDYGSWGNYNNPLYDDS; translated from the exons GTTTAAGAGTACAGAGTCTGCCTATATCAACCACCCTTCCTGTTTCTCTTCCGGCAACCACATCACCTTCAATCCAGACCAATCCTCAACAAAATATTCTTAATGTTACCATCTCCCCCAGTAATAACACACAGAGTAACTCATTATTAACAGTGACATTGTCAACTGAGATAACTCCACTTCCTGAAAATATATCAGTAACACCAAGAGACCAAGAGAGCACCAGCAGAATTTCCATTCAAGAGTCAACAGTTACTGCTATTGTTCAGGGGGGAGGAGGAACAGACCAAAACCAGTCCTTGGCCAGCACATTGCCAACAGGCAGCCAAGACCAGCTTACAACCAGCGTTGCTGGGCTTAGCTCTGCAATACCAGAGGTCAGTAATGATACAGATACTCTAAGGACAGTTTCCCCTCCTCCATCAGACACAGAAGCAGTCACTTCAGCTCAGGCGTCAGTCTCACCTTCTTCATCACCATCTTGGTTGCCACCAAAGATATCTCCAACCAATGTCGTCACAGACTCCATTACAGCTGAGAGTACGACCCACCAAGAGAGCAGTGAAGGACCCTTAGGGACTCCCACAGCTACATCCCCTGGAGCTGACCTCATTCCCAATGAGACACCAATACTTCCTACTTCATCTGGGCCTGTGACAGAAGAAACAACTTCCCAAGGGACTGTGCCAACATATGAGGTGGAAGGGACTGATGGTAATACGGTGTCTCCTCGGATAATCATGGAAGAAGTTGAACATGCATTAAGTTCAG GAAGCATCGTAGCCATTACCGTGACAGTGattgcagtggtattgctggtgtTTGGAATAGCCGCCTATCTGAAAATCAG gCATTCTTCCTACGGAAGGCTGCTGGACGACCATGACTATGGATCCTGGGGTAACTACAACAACCCACTTTATGATGACTCCTAA